One genomic window of Sebastes umbrosus isolate fSebUmb1 chromosome 15, fSebUmb1.pri, whole genome shotgun sequence includes the following:
- the edn1 gene encoding endothelin-1, whose product MDSYILISVFSVMNSWILCTVLSAPAGETPTASTTNTDTQQQQQQQQQQQQQRSHVRTKRCSCANFLDNECIYFCHLDIIWVNTPERMVSYGLGNSPRTRRAVAESLATSSGPRCQCLHQKDNTCRNFCHLENSVLRYETPPDALIRSAEGDACAGAQCKQMLAADTGRIKRMRNSNKKRVSPLAIRAAVKTSMLLKKWRARQRRRARSWEGESTAS is encoded by the exons ATGGATTCATACATTTTGATCTCCGTGTTTTCAGTGATGAACTCCTGGATTTTGTGCACAG TGCTATCAGCGCCAGCTGGAGAGACACCCACAGCCTCCACCACCAACACCgacacccagcagcagcagcagcagcagcagcagcagcagcagcagcggagcCATGTGCGGACCAAGCGCTGCTCCTGCGCCAATTTCCTGGACAATGAGTGCATCTACTTCTGCCACCTGGACATCATATGGGTCAACACACCTGA GCGCATGGTCTCATACGGACTGGGCAACTCTCCCAGAACAAGGCGCGCTGTGGCGGAGTCCTTGGCAACCAGCAGCGGACCTCGCTGCCAGTGTTTACACCAAAAAGACAACACCTGTAGAAACTTCTGCCACCTGGAAAACAGCGTCCTCAG GTATGAAACACCGCCAGACGCGCTGATCCGCTCCGCCGAGGGCGATGCTTGTGCTGGAGCGCAGTGCAAACAAATGCTGGCAGCCGACACAGGCAGGATTAAGAG GATGAGGAACAGCAACAAGAAACGGGTGTCCCCTCTAGCCATCAGGGCCGCCGTGAAAACCAGTATGCTGCTCAAGAAGTGGAGGGCGAGACAGCGCCGCAGGGCGAGATCATGGGAGGGCGAGAGCACGGCCTCCTAA